A genomic stretch from Burkholderia pyrrocinia includes:
- a CDS encoding NADH-quinone oxidoreductase subunit J, translating to MEFTTVLFYIFALLLVVSGLKVITSRNPVASALFLVLAFFNAAAIWMLLEAEFLAILLVLVYVGAVMVLFLFVVMMLDINIDYLRRDFKRFVPMATVVGAIIVIETALILWRGYGDTHTVHAMATGEMANWSNTRLIGKVIYTDYIFAFEIAGLVLLVAIIAAIGLTERKGKDSKRQRVSDQVKVRRNDRVRLVKMEADKPEPETAQSEAGTSTNG from the coding sequence ATGGAATTCACGACCGTACTGTTCTACATCTTCGCGCTGCTCCTGGTGGTATCAGGGCTGAAGGTGATCACTTCGCGCAACCCGGTGGCGTCTGCGCTTTTCCTTGTGCTGGCGTTCTTCAACGCCGCCGCGATCTGGATGCTGCTGGAAGCGGAGTTCCTCGCGATCCTGCTGGTGCTGGTCTACGTGGGCGCCGTGATGGTGCTGTTCCTGTTCGTCGTGATGATGCTGGACATCAACATCGACTACCTGCGCCGCGACTTCAAGCGCTTCGTACCGATGGCGACCGTGGTCGGCGCGATCATCGTGATCGAGACCGCGCTGATCCTTTGGCGCGGCTACGGCGACACGCACACGGTGCACGCGATGGCGACGGGCGAGATGGCCAACTGGTCGAACACGCGACTGATCGGCAAGGTGATCTACACCGACTACATCTTCGCGTTTGAAATCGCCGGCCTCGTGCTGCTGGTCGCGATCATTGCCGCGATCGGGCTGACCGAGCGCAAGGGCAAGGACAGCAAGCGCCAGCGCGTGTCGGATCAGGTCAAGGTGCGCCGCAACGATCGCGTGCGCCTCGTGAAGATGGAAGCGGACAAGCCGGAGCCGGAAACGGCGCAGAGCGAAGCCGGTACGAGCACCAACGGCTAA
- the nuoK gene encoding NADH-quinone oxidoreductase subunit NuoK: MLTLAHYLVLGAILFAIAIVGIFLNRRNIIIILMAIELMLLAVNTNFVAFSHYLGDVHGQIFVFFVLTVAAAEAAIGLAILVTLFRKLDTINVEDLDQLKG; this comes from the coding sequence ATGTTGACTCTTGCTCACTACCTCGTGCTCGGCGCGATCCTGTTTGCGATCGCGATCGTCGGGATCTTCCTGAACCGCCGCAACATCATCATCATCCTGATGGCGATCGAACTGATGCTGCTGGCGGTGAATACCAACTTCGTCGCGTTCTCGCACTACCTCGGCGATGTGCACGGCCAGATCTTCGTGTTCTTCGTGCTGACGGTCGCCGCAGCGGAAGCCGCGATCGGCCTCGCGATTCTGGTGACCCTGTTCCGTAAGCTCGACACGATCAATGTCGAGGATCTCGATCAGCTCAAAGGTTAA
- the nuoI gene encoding NADH-quinone oxidoreductase subunit NuoI, producing the protein MTAIQHFFKTFFLTELLKGLALTGRYTFKRKFTVQFPEEKTPISPRFRGLHALRRYENGEERCIACKLCEAVCPALAITIESETRADNTRRTTRYDIDLTKCIFCGFCEESCPVDSIVETQILEYHGEKRGDLYFTKEMLLAVGDRYEKDIAAAKAADAPYR; encoded by the coding sequence ATGACGGCAATCCAACACTTCTTTAAGACCTTCTTCCTGACCGAGCTGCTGAAGGGGCTCGCGCTGACCGGTCGTTACACGTTCAAGCGCAAGTTCACCGTGCAGTTCCCGGAAGAGAAGACCCCGATCTCGCCGCGTTTTCGGGGGCTGCACGCACTGCGCCGCTACGAGAACGGCGAAGAGCGCTGCATCGCGTGCAAGCTGTGCGAGGCCGTGTGTCCCGCATTGGCGATCACGATCGAATCGGAAACGCGCGCGGACAACACGCGCCGCACGACGCGCTACGACATCGACCTGACGAAGTGCATCTTCTGCGGTTTCTGCGAAGAGAGCTGCCCGGTCGATTCGATCGTCGAGACGCAGATTCTCGAGTACCACGGCGAAAAGCGCGGCGACCTGTATTTCACGAAGGAAATGCTGCTCGCGGTGGGCGATCGCTACGAGAAGGACATCGCCGCGGCGAAGGCTGCCGACGCGCCGTATCGTTGA
- the nuoH gene encoding NADH-quinone oxidoreductase subunit NuoH, whose translation MSLFDTINAGGAQLLGFAWPTVWAVVRILVVSVVILLCVAYLILWERKLIGWMHVRLGPNRVGPGGLLQPIADVLKLLLKEVIQPSAASRWLYLIAPVMTVVPAFAVWAVIPFQAQAVLANINAGLLYAMAISSIGVYAVILAGWASNSKYAFLGAMRAAAQMVSYEISMGFALVLVLMTAGSLNMSEIVGSQQHGFFAGHGVNFLSWNWLPLLPAFVVYFISGIAETNRHPFDVVEGESEIVAGHMIDYSGMAFALFFLAEYINMIVISALAATLFLGGWDAPFEFLSFIPGIFWLVLKVFALLSVFIWVRATFPRYRYDQIMRLGWKVFLPVTVIWVVVVGFWMMSPLNIWVK comes from the coding sequence ATGAGCTTGTTCGATACGATCAACGCGGGCGGAGCCCAGCTTCTCGGCTTCGCGTGGCCGACGGTGTGGGCAGTCGTGCGCATCCTCGTCGTCTCCGTCGTCATCCTGCTGTGCGTCGCGTACCTGATTCTGTGGGAACGCAAGCTGATCGGCTGGATGCACGTGCGTCTCGGTCCGAACCGCGTCGGCCCCGGCGGCCTGCTGCAGCCGATCGCCGACGTGCTGAAGCTGCTGCTGAAGGAAGTCATTCAGCCGAGCGCCGCCAGCCGCTGGCTGTACCTGATCGCGCCGGTCATGACCGTCGTGCCGGCATTCGCCGTGTGGGCCGTGATCCCGTTCCAGGCTCAGGCCGTGCTCGCGAACATCAACGCGGGCCTGCTGTACGCGATGGCGATCTCGTCGATCGGCGTGTACGCGGTGATCCTTGCGGGCTGGGCGTCGAACTCGAAGTACGCGTTCCTCGGCGCGATGCGCGCCGCGGCGCAGATGGTCTCGTACGAAATCTCGATGGGCTTCGCGCTGGTGCTGGTGCTGATGACGGCCGGCAGCCTGAACATGTCGGAAATCGTCGGTTCGCAGCAGCACGGCTTCTTCGCGGGCCACGGCGTGAACTTCCTGTCGTGGAACTGGCTGCCGCTGCTGCCGGCGTTCGTCGTCTACTTCATCTCGGGCATCGCCGAAACGAACCGTCACCCGTTCGACGTGGTGGAAGGGGAGTCGGAAATCGTTGCCGGTCACATGATCGACTACTCGGGCATGGCGTTCGCGCTGTTCTTCCTCGCCGAGTACATCAACATGATCGTGATCTCGGCACTGGCTGCGACGCTGTTCCTCGGCGGCTGGGATGCACCGTTCGAGTTCCTGTCGTTCATTCCGGGCATCTTCTGGCTGGTGCTGAAGGTCTTTGCGCTGCTGTCGGTGTTCATCTGGGTTCGCGCGACGTTCCCGCGCTACCGTTACGACCAGATCATGCGTCTGGGCTGGAAGGTGTTCCTGCCCGTCACGGTGATCTGGGTGGTCGTGGTCGGCTTCTGGATGATGTCGCCGCTCAACATCTGGGTGAAGTAA
- the nuoL gene encoding NADH-quinone oxidoreductase subunit L — translation MSTTLNENLLLAIPLAPLAGSLIAGLFGNAVGRKGAHRITILGVMIAFLLSAKVFVDVMGGASFNATIYEWMRVGSLKLEVGFLVDSMTAMMMVVVTFVSLMVHIYTIGYMSEEDGYQRFFSYISLFTFSMLMLVMSNNFLQLFFGWEAVGLVSYLLIGFYFTRESAIYANMKAFLVNRVGDFGFLLGIGLLLAFAGSMNYGEVFAKRAELASLHFPGTDWGLLTVACICLFIGAMGKSAQFPLHVWLPDSMEGPTPISALIHAATMVTAGIFMVSRMSPLFELSDTALSFVTVIGAITALFMGFLGIIQNDIKRVVAYSTLSQLGYMTVALGVSAYPVALFHLMTHAFFKALLFLAAGSVIIGMHHDQDIRNMGGLRKYMPITWITSLIGSLALIGTPFFSGFYSKDSIIEAVKESHLAGSGFAYFAVVASVFVTALYSFRMYFLVFHGEERFRKPKHPESPMGMAAAHGHDDHGHGHGHDDHAHEPHETPWVVWLPLVLLAIPSVIVGAIAIGPMLYGSFFEHGVAFDKVIFIGENHPGLEELGKEFHGWAAMGLHSLTTLPLWLAIAGVVVAWFLYLKRPELPAVIRRAFGPIYTLLDNKYYMDKINEVVFAKGSVAIGRGLWKEGDVVVIDGLVNGSARFIGWFAGVIRFLQSGYIYHYAFAMIIGMLGLLTLFVTLGGK, via the coding sequence ATGTCAACGACACTCAATGAAAACCTGCTGCTGGCGATTCCGCTCGCTCCGCTGGCCGGCTCGCTGATTGCGGGGCTGTTCGGGAACGCAGTCGGGCGCAAGGGCGCACACCGGATCACGATCCTCGGCGTGATGATCGCGTTCCTCCTGTCGGCGAAAGTCTTCGTCGACGTGATGGGCGGCGCGAGCTTCAACGCGACCATCTACGAATGGATGCGGGTCGGCTCGCTGAAGCTCGAAGTCGGCTTCCTGGTCGATTCGATGACCGCGATGATGATGGTCGTCGTGACCTTCGTGTCGCTGATGGTGCACATCTACACGATCGGCTACATGTCGGAAGAAGACGGCTACCAGCGCTTCTTCTCGTACATCTCGCTGTTCACGTTCTCGATGCTGATGCTCGTGATGAGCAACAACTTCCTGCAGCTGTTCTTCGGCTGGGAAGCGGTGGGTCTGGTGTCGTACCTGCTGATCGGCTTCTACTTCACGCGTGAGAGCGCGATCTACGCGAACATGAAGGCGTTCCTCGTGAACCGCGTGGGCGACTTCGGCTTCCTGCTCGGCATCGGCCTGCTGCTCGCGTTCGCCGGCTCGATGAACTACGGCGAAGTGTTCGCGAAGCGCGCGGAGCTCGCGAGCCTGCACTTCCCGGGCACCGACTGGGGCCTGCTGACCGTCGCCTGTATCTGCCTGTTCATCGGCGCGATGGGTAAATCGGCACAGTTCCCGCTGCACGTGTGGCTGCCGGACTCGATGGAAGGCCCGACCCCGATCTCGGCGCTGATTCACGCGGCGACGATGGTGACGGCCGGCATCTTCATGGTGTCGCGCATGTCGCCGCTGTTCGAGCTGTCGGACACCGCGCTGTCGTTCGTCACGGTGATCGGCGCGATCACGGCGCTGTTCATGGGCTTCCTCGGCATCATCCAGAACGACATCAAGCGCGTGGTCGCGTATTCGACGCTGTCGCAGCTCGGCTACATGACGGTCGCGCTCGGCGTGTCCGCGTACCCGGTCGCATTGTTCCACCTGATGACGCACGCGTTCTTCAAGGCGCTGCTGTTCCTCGCCGCGGGCTCGGTGATCATCGGCATGCACCACGACCAGGACATCCGCAACATGGGCGGCCTGCGCAAGTACATGCCGATCACGTGGATCACGTCGCTGATCGGCTCGCTCGCACTGATCGGCACGCCGTTCTTCTCCGGCTTCTACTCGAAGGATTCGATCATCGAGGCCGTGAAGGAATCGCATCTCGCGGGTTCGGGCTTCGCGTACTTCGCGGTGGTCGCCAGCGTGTTCGTGACGGCGCTGTACTCGTTCCGCATGTACTTCCTCGTGTTCCACGGCGAAGAGCGCTTCCGCAAGCCGAAGCATCCTGAATCGCCGATGGGCATGGCGGCCGCGCACGGTCACGACGATCACGGCCACGGCCATGGTCACGACGACCACGCACACGAACCGCACGAGACCCCGTGGGTCGTGTGGCTGCCGCTCGTGCTGCTCGCGATTCCGTCGGTGATCGTCGGTGCGATCGCGATCGGCCCGATGCTGTACGGCAGCTTCTTCGAACATGGCGTGGCATTCGACAAGGTGATCTTCATCGGCGAAAACCACCCGGGCCTCGAAGAGCTGGGCAAGGAATTCCATGGCTGGGCCGCGATGGGCCTGCACTCGCTGACGACGCTGCCGTTGTGGCTCGCGATCGCCGGCGTCGTGGTCGCGTGGTTCCTGTACCTGAAGCGTCCTGAGCTGCCTGCCGTGATCCGCCGCGCGTTCGGCCCGATCTACACGCTGCTCGACAACAAGTACTACATGGACAAGATCAACGAGGTGGTGTTTGCCAAGGGCTCGGTCGCGATCGGCCGCGGTCTGTGGAAAGAGGGCGATGTCGTCGTGATCGACGGTCTCGTCAACGGCAGCGCCCGGTTCATCGGCTGGTTCGCCGGCGTGATCCGCTTCCTCCAATCCGGTTACATCTATCACTACGCGTTCGCCATGATCATCGGCATGCTGGGGCTCTTGACCCTGTTTGTAACGCTCGGCGGCAAATAA